The DNA segment ACCCGCGATAAGCATGAAAGGCTTTTCGTGTTTTTGCTTGAGCTTGTCGATGGTCCATTTGGCGGTATGATAATCCGGCATCTGTTCATCTCTGGCCGGGAAGGCCCCCCAGTCGGTAACCGTGCCCTTACCTTTCCAGTTCATGGCTTCTTCAGGCATGGGACCGAATCCCTTCTTTCGCCCGCCCGAAACATCGAGCGTACCCCTGGGAACATGGTGATGAAATATCTTGCCGATGCCCATGGTCATGTAGCCGTTCTGCTGGAAATACTCGTGCAGATAAGTACATTTTCGTGTCGCATCGCTGGCGTTCCTGATCTTATTGTCGTATATCTGACCATAGATCCCGGTGGTCGAAGGCCGAAGCCCACTCATCAGGCTTGCACGCGAGGGCCCGCAGATAGGTGCCTGGCAGTGCGCATTGATGAACAGTGTTCCCTGCTCGGCCAGTCGATCGATATTGGGAGTTTTGACTTGCGGATGCCCCTTCATGCACCCGATCATGTCATTAAGATCATCGATGCAGATCATCAGTACGTTGGGTTGGCTTGGGTTGGCCTTGACCTGGCTGCTCAGACAGCCGCTTGCGGCAATAGCGGTCAGCGACAGACACGACTTCTTTAAGAACGCTCTTCTGTTCATATCCAAACTCCCTTAAAACATTGCAACATATGCGAAAGTCGCATTCGATCAGCTAACAGCTTGCTTGCGTTTTGACAGTTGCTCTGAATCTTGCGGGCAAGGAAACGAGGATGAGCCTGGCTATGCAAAAATGCGAACAACTGCCGCGGCTCACGTTCAGAATACCAGTTTATCAAGCATCAACTCAGGATACAAATGATTTTTTCATGACGTGAAATGTTCGTTGGCGTTGGCCCCATTTAATGGCTCAATGTTTCTTGCGGGCAGCAAACTGCTGAAAATATGGCCCTTAGAGTCGCGGAAAAAAGTTGTTGTCGCGACCGATGCGCATTATAAAGATACGTGTGGATAATCAGAATTATAATTTTTTTCGGAGTGTGAATTATGTACAGCAGAATCAGCGTAGCGGTACTGGGTTTAATTGCGATCTGTCTAACGGGCTGCGGTCATAAGGTCATGAGCAGAACTTCGCATCCCCTCTCGCCGAAGATCAACGCGCCTTACCGCGTCGGCATCCATCCGGGCACGCCCTTTATGCACGCGGTGGGAACCAGCGGCCCCGAACCAATGCACTACACCGCCGACGATCTGCCCGAGGGCCTGCGGATAGACCCGCAAACAGGCATCATCCGAGGCGTGATCGAAGATGCGGGAACCTACACCCCAACCATCACCGCCGAGAACAAGTACGGCCGAGCGACCCGACAGATCGAAATCGTCGCAGGCGACACCCTCGCCCTAACGCCCCCCATGGGCTGGATGACATGGAACAAGTTTCAGGGCGACATCTCCGAACAGCTCATCATGGAAATCGCCGACGCCATGGTCGAGACCGGCCTCCGCGACGCGGGCTACGAATACATCATCATCGACGACCTCTGGCAGGGCAAACGCGACGAAGACGGAAACATCCAGCCCGACCCCGAAAAGTTTCCGTCCGGCATAAAGAAGCTCGCCGACTACGTCCACGCTAAGGGCCTAAAGCTCGGCATCTATTCCGACGCTGCTGAGTGGACCTGCGCAGGCGCGATCGGCTCGCTCGGCTACGAACAGCAGGACGCCGACACCTTCGCCGAATGGGGCATCGACTACCTCAAGTATGACTACTGCCACGCACCCAAGGACGTCGAAACCGCAAAGAAACGCTACTCGAAGATCTCCGACGCACTCGACGCCACCGACCGCTCGATCGTCCTCGGCATCTGCGAATGGGGCCCGCGCAAGCCCTGGCTCTGGGGCCGTGAAGTCGGCGGCAACCTCTGGCGAACAACCTGGGACATCCGCGATACATGGGACGCAGGCAGCTACTCCGCGGGCTGCAACGGCATCGTCCAGACACTCGACCGCCACACAGACATCGCAGACCACGCGGGCCCGGGCGGATGGAACGACCCCGACATGCTCATCGTGGGCCTCTACGGCAAGGGCAAACCCTCCAACGCATGCGGCGCAAGCGGCTGTACCGACCGCGAATACCGCTCGCAGATGAGCCTGTGGTGCCTGCTTGCCGCACCGCTGACCATCTCTTGCGACGTCCGCGACATGACGCCCGAAACACGCTACATCCTAACCAACGACGAAGCCATCGCCATCGACCAGGACCCGCTCGGCGAACCCGCCCGCCGCGTTCACAAGGACGGGCCCATCGAGATATGGGCACGACCACTCGCAGACGGCTCATGGGCAGTGGGCCTGCTCAACAAGCATGACGAAGAAGCAAAAGACATAACGTTCGACTACGCAATGGTCGACCTGGAAGGCACTGCCGAAGTGCGCGACGTCTGGGCACACATGGACATGGGCGAATTCACAGATTCGTACACAGACAAAGTAGAACCCCACGAAACCAAACTCATCATAGTAAAACCATAAACTGACAAAACGCAATTTCCCAAAGCGGGTCCGCTCAACAACGGGCCCGCTTTTTCGATTTGTCAAGAATTATGAACAAACTAAGCAAAGGAGTATTCGCAACATCTTGCGGGACTCTCCAGCCGCATAATTTCACAGTTCGCCGAGAATGGACCCTCCGAAAAGTTCGTCGGAGGCTCGGCTGTTAAATTCTGCGGCGGCTCAATTGCATACTCGAATTTTCAAACCCGCACACGCCGACTTTTCTTGCATCAAACCCCTATCACGAGTAAAATACTCCCATGAATACGCAAAAGATACAAATTCAACCCATCGGCATAATACACAGCCCATTCAAACAGCTCCAGAACATGCCCATACAGCCCAAAGGCGCGCCCGACACCACGGGCACCATCGAGATCTTCGAGCAATACGCCCCCGGCTTGACCGACCTGGCAGGCTTCAGCCACATCTATCTGCTCTACCACTTCCACCACGCCCGCGAAACAAGGCTCCGCGTCACCCCGTTCATGGACACCGTCACACGAGGCGTATACTCCACCCGCGCACCCGTCCGTCCGAACCACATCGGCCTTTCTGTAGTCGAACTCCTCGAAGTCCAGCAAAACATCCTCACCATCAAAGGCGTCGACATCCTCGACGGCACACCGCTGATCGACATAAAACCATACATCGAAAAATTCGACCACCCCCAAAACACCCGCTCCGGCTGGATGAACCAGGACCAGAAAACAATAAATCAGAAACGCTCCGATAACCGATTCGTCTAGAGGGCGGCTTACTTGTATGCCGAAAGATAAAACATGCAAATAACTGTGCCGAAAATATTACAAGTTGAGCAATTCGATCCGGCCCAACTTGACGACCCGGTCGCTGCCCGCACCAGATGGAAAATGATCGGCAAGGGTGGATTCAACCTGCGACACTATCATTTCAAGGACGTTGGTACTAACCGCATGGAATTAAAACCCGGCATGCTGGCCTTAGCTTTCGAGGTGGTTTTCACTTGGGTGGGTGCGCTTATTATGATTGTAGGAGACTATGACTTCCGCTCACTGATAGCTATCGCCTGCGGTTTTCTGATGGGCTTTCTATTCGTGGCCGCCGAAAGAATCTATTACATCCTCTGGCCATCAGTATTCGACAAGACGAGCGGTTGGCATTATGAAGGTCGAAAAGCCTTGCACGCTGTCGCGACCATGCGCGACGAAGAGCGGGCAGGCGCAGTGCAGCTTTCCAGTATCCATGCCCTGCAGATGCTCGAAAACCGCCACAACTGGTGCCGTCAGTACGAACTCAATCTCGTCCTGCAGGACGGGCGGAGGGTCAGCATCGGCTGGTCCCGGCAAAAGGATCACGCCTGCAAAGCCGCCGACAAACTCGCCGACTTCCTAGAGGTCCCCGTCTGGAGCAACATTTCAGACACCGTAAGATCAATGCGAATCGCAGGAAGGGCAGTCGGGTCACTGAAACGAAGAATGGGATTGCGAAAGAATCTAAAATGTTCAAATGGCTTCGAAGGCAAATAGAGAAAGGTCGTCCGCGCCCCATCAATATTGATCCTGCGCAGTTCAACGATCCTGTCGCAATAAAGACAGGGTGGGAACCCGCCTATGACGGCCCTGCAGGCAATGTCAGAATATATACACTAGTGGCTCAGGATGCTCACAAGATGGTGTTCACAATGTCTGGAGCAAGTTATCTATTCTGGTTTGTATATTTTCTCGCAATAACCTCCCCTTTGATCTTTGGACTGACCAGCGATAACCTGAAGGGTGCTATACCAGTTATTGTAATATTTGCTATACCCTGCATCCTTTTGATCAGTGTTGGATTTTGGGCGTTTTGGTATTATTCTCGTCCGATGGTCTTTGATAAAAGATCCGGCCTTTACCACAGAGGCAAGCTGAAAAGTACTGCCTACGGCAAAAGGCAAAAGAAGGACGAGAAAGCGATCCCCCTCGATGACATTCACGCTCTGCAGATCATCCCTAAGCTCGTTCGGGATGAATCTGATTATTGCTACAATTATGAACTCAATATGGTACTCAAAAACGGTGACCGCAAAAACTTATTGAACGTCGACAGGTTGAAACATGTAATGCCGGAAGCCAACAGGCTGGCCAGTTTTCTTGAGATACCGGCGTGGAATGCCGTAACAGAAACCGAGGGAGACCCAAAATGCTAAAACAACTTTTCCGGAACCTTAAAAGACTCACCCAACACGAAACTCAGGTCGACCCATCCCGCTTCAACGACCCCGTCGCAATGCATACCAAGTGGACGCCGGCTAAAGGCGGCGGAACGAACATGTGCACCCATCGACTCACGACGATCGGCCCTAACCGTGTCGAGATCAAGTCCACAATCGGCGTAAAAATTTTCGCAGCCATATTTCTCATCATCGGCCTAGCAGTCGGTATCGGTGTCGGCATAGCCGGCGACGGCGAGGAACGATTGTTCGCTTTGATATTAGGCGGCATATTCGCTCTAACCGGAGCCGCACTGCTCTACTACTACTCCCGCCCCATAGTCTTCGACAAGACCGTCGGCTGGTTCTACAAAGGCAAAAAAGCCGGCCCCGACCTCCTACGCTCTTCCGCCGAACCACCCAAAGACGCCGCCCGCCTCTCCGACATCCACGCACTGCAGATCATTTCCGAATACTGCACCAGCCGCGGCAAAAACCACACCACGCACTACTACAGCTACGAACTCAACATCGTCCAAAAGGACGGCCGACGCATCAACGTCGTCGACCACGGCAAGCTCGACAAACTCACCGACGACGCCAACGCCCTCGCCGCATTTCTCGGCGTCCCCCTCTGGAACGCCGAACAGCAAGACGAATACGGCCTCGCAGGCATCGTGTAAATATTTACCACCTTCACTCGGAGTTATCATGCGTCAATTTGCAAAACTTTCTGCCTTTCTTATCATTCTACTCACCGCCACCGCAACCGCTGACGAGCCCTCCCTCGACATCCGATCAATGATCCAGCCCGTACCCGAACACGCAAAGCTCCAGCACGATGACTGGTACACCTGGGGCGGCTCAGTCCTGCAGGGCGAAGACGATAAGTTCCACATGTTCTACTGCCGCTGGCCCAAATCGTACCCCTTCAGCGAAGGCTGGCTCCAGGACGCCGAGATCTGCTACGCCGTCGCAGGCTCTCCCGCAGGCCCCTTCAAACACGTCCGCACAATCCTCCAAGGCAGAAAACACGACGGCAAACCCTTCGCCTGGGACGCCCGCTCGGTCTACAACCCAACCGTCAAACACTTCGACGGCAAATACTATCTCTACTACACCGGCTGCGTCGACCCCGAAACAGACGCAAAACGCGCCGACCGTTCCCGCCTCGTCACGCATCAGCAGATAGGCGTCGTCATCGCCGACAGCCTCGCCGACCTCGCAGCAGGCAAATACGAGCGAAGCGAAAAATCCATCCTCAGCCCCCGGACCCGCCTCGGTTACGGCCTGGCCGAAGACGACGAGTTCGGCGATCCTGCCAACATCAATCCCGCCAACATCGTCGTCGTAAACCCCTCCGTCGACCGCCGCCCCGACGGCAAATACATCATGATCTTCAAGGGCTGGAAGAACACCAAAGGTTTCTCCCCCGTCCACGGCGTCGCCATTTCCGACACCTCCACCGGACCGTTCGAAGTACAGGACACCAAAGTCTTCGCCGTCAACAAAAACGGCCGACTCGCAATGGCCGAGGACCCCTTCATCTGGTACCACAAATCCCACCAGCGTTTCTACGGCATCGTAAAAGACTTCCACGGCGGCATCACCGGCTCAGGCAAATCCCTTGCCCTCTTCGAATCAGACAACGGCATAGACTGGCGCCCCAGCGAACACCTGCTCGCCTCCGACCTCACCATCGAATGGACCAACGGCACAACCGAAAAGGCATACCGCCTCGAACGTCCCCAACTCCTGCTCGACTCCACCGGCCGCCCAACCGCTCTCTACGCCGCCTGCCAACTGAAACCCGCCCACAGCTTCAACATCCACATCCCACTAGCAAAATCCGACAGCGATAAAACCGCACAGCCCGCCACTGACATGATCCATGAAGCTAAACAGCTCCAGGACCTGCGCTTCGGAATGTTCATCTGCTGGTCATTCTCCACCTTCAGCGGCTACGAATGGACACCCGGCGTCGAGGACATAAACTTCTTCAACCCCACCGGCTTCGACCCCGACCAGTGGTGCGAAGTCGCCAAATCCGCCGGCATGAATTATATCCTCTTCCTCACCAAGCACCACGACGGCTTCTGCCTCTGGGACACCAAAACCACCGACCGCAAAGTATCCAACACCATCGCCCTCCAGGGCGTCGACGTACTCGCCGAAGTCAAAAAGGCCTGCGACAAGCACGGCCTCAAACTCGCCCTCTATTTCAGCGAAGGCGATTGGAGCTGGTCCGGACGCAAAGACATCCACACCTCCGCCGCAAGACCCGAAACCAAAAAGGCCCAGCTCCGCGAACTGCTCACCAACTATGGCCCCATCGAATACATCTGGTTCGACCACGCCGTAGGCACAGGCGGCCTCAGCCACGCCGAAACCTCCCGCTTCGTCAAATCGCTCCAGCCCCGCTGCTTCGTCGGCTACAACCACGGCAAACAGGACGGCGCTGACATCCGTCTCGGCGAACGCGGCAAACCCGCACCGCTCCACGAAGCAACCGCCGAATCAATCGGCTCCTCAGCCCGCGCCGAATACATGAAGGGCCACACCGGCTTCCTCCTCGCAGAGTTCACCTACCCCATCCTCGAAGGCCAGGGCAGACAGAATCTCCGCGGCGCACAATGGTTCTACTCCCTACCCGAAAACGACAACTACGCAGCCTCGCCCGAAAAAATATACCGCGACTGGCTCGGCGCCGAAAAGTTCGGCAATATCTTCTCACTCGACGTCGGCCCGGACCGCTCCGGCAAGCTCCGCGAAATAGACGTCCGCACGCTCCGCAAGGTCGGCCAATACATCCGAGGCGAGATCGAACTGCCCCCCGAACCGCTAGATATAACCGCTGCTTCGGCCTCAAGCGAATGGAATGACGAACACTCCGCCGAAAAAGCAACCGACGCAAACCCCCAAACCCGCTGGGGCGCGGCCCCCGACTCCCGCTCAGCCTGGCTCGCCCTCGAACTACCCAACCCCGCAACAGTCTCCCGAGTCGTCATCGACGAAGGCAACTGGAACCGCATACGCAAGTTCGCCATAGAAGCACGCAAAGACAACCAATGGACCGAAATCGCAACAGGCACCCGCATCGGCCCGGAAAAAGAAATAACCTTCCACCCCGTAAAAACCGACAAACTCCGCCTCCGCATCGACAGCGCGACCGAAGTACCAACCATACTCGAATTCAGCATCTATTAGCGATCCCGCGACAGACCGACCATAATGCCGAACCCTCACAGCACCGCATGCTTGTGCCGATGCGAATGGCACTCGATGTTTACCGCAACCGGCAGCGACGCGATATGGCACGGCGCGGTCTCGATCTTCACCGCCAGTGCCGTCGTCCGCCCCCCGAGCCCTTGCGGCCCGATCCCCAGCTCGTTCACCGCCGCCAGCAGATCAGCCTCCATCTGCGCATAAAACTCATCCGCGTTCGCCTCCCCCATCCCGCGCAGCAGCGACTTCTTCGCGATCAGACACGCCTGCTCGAAATTTCCACCGATCCCCACTCCCACCACGAACGGCGGACACGCATTCGCTCCCGCCTCGCGCACCACATCCACGATCCACCCCTTCACCGTCTCCGCACTGTCCGTCGGATTGAACAGTCGCACCTGGCTCTTATTCTCACACCCGCCCCCCTTGCTCATCACGTAAATACTCAGCTCATCACCCGGCACCACGCTATGATGGATCACCGCCGGCGTATTCGTCTTCGTATTCGCCCGCTCCCGCAAAGGCTCCGCCACTACCGACTTTCGCAGCAGCCCGCGCCCATACCCATCCGCGATCCCCTCGTTTATCGCAGCCGTTATCAGAGCCGCTGGCCGATGCGTCCCGCCGGCCACACTCGCCCCAGCCTCACGCGACGACTTCGGCGGCTCGACGCACACATCCTCACCCTGCTCCACGAACACCACCGCCAGCCCCGTGTCCTGACAAAGCGGTATCCGCTCTTCACTCGCCAGCCGCGCATTCTCAATCAACTGATCCAGTATCCGCCGCGCACGCTCATCCGTCTCCGCCGCCCGTGCCTCCTCGATCGCCCCCAGCACATCCCCAGGCAGCTCGTAAGCAGATTCGATCGCAAGCCGCGCAACAGTCTCAACTATCTTCGCATACTCGATTCTTCGCATAAAACCCAGCCTTCAAACTCGACCAAATGAAATACCGTCCTCTGTCCCGAAACAGCACCAACACATCCTACACCCCAAAACCACCCTCCGCAAGCATTTTGCTAACACAACCCCCCACTGTCACCGCAAACTTGATTTGCATCCAGAGAACAAACCGTGAGCGTCGACTTAGACGCATGTACCCACCCACACACAGCCTGTCATAACGAAAATATGCGAGTGCCCACCAGTCGCAAAACACCAATCCACTCCCATCAACGTCACCACGTTCATAGCGCCTCCATCCACATCGCACCCCACACACATCAAAACCCACCAAAACCATCAGCCCCGAACTCATCCATCCCACTCCGTCGCTCATCGTAAACATCCACCCGCTCCCGGCTCAGCTCGAGCCCTTCCCCCCGATACCTCCACTTCACCTCAAACGACTGCTTCTCGCCCTCGACCTCATAATTCTCCTTCAGCCTCCCAAGCCTGGGCGATATCTCACCCTCTTCCGCCTCACACCGCTCCCATCCGTCCGCACACCCGCCAGCAAACAACACCGCCAAAACAAAAACACCCGCAGCACAAACAATCTTCCGTCCCATAGCAAACCTCACTTTCCAAAAATATCATAAAACCCATCACTCACCACAGCGCGATGCGCTGCCGCCAAATCCGCTAACATCTTTCACCTCAATATCGCTCTTCCACTCCGCCTCAAACAGCCCCGGCTCCCGGAGCACATCATCGAACGGCGTCTCAACATAAAAATTCGTCAACTTAAGCTCCCCGCTATCCGCATCGCGCACCACATACTCCCACCTCGTCGCATCGCCTCCCTTGCGCCCAGCCGTAAACACAATATAGAACGGCTCAGCATCCATCACATACCGCACAACCTTGCCCCTCTCCAACTGCCTGTCATACCACCCGTTAAACCGATCGATCCGGTCCTCCTCCCGCATCCGTAGATACTTCTTCCCGCTGAACCGCGTATAAAGCCCCGCAAACTTCTCATGCTCGCCCGCCTTGAACACCTTCTGCGCCGCATCATAAAACGCCATCACCTCATCATCCCCGTCATACTCCGCCCCGAACACATCATGATTATACTCCTTCCCCCGAAACTGCAGCCGAACCTCATGCTCCGTCCCCGCACCCGCCAGCACCACGTTCTGCTCGAACTCCGCATCTTCCACCGGCTCACAATTCTCCTGCATCATATCCCGGATCAGATCATACGTACCGCTGTCCTTTCGCTCAGCATTCCAGCAAAGCCGACCCGTCTTATCATCCCGCACAAAATCAAACCGCCACCGCTTCTGTCCCCTGCCAGTGCTTTCGGAAAAGCCCCATATGAAGATA comes from the Anaerohalosphaera lusitana genome and includes:
- a CDS encoding SoxR reducing system RseC family protein, producing the protein MLKQLFRNLKRLTQHETQVDPSRFNDPVAMHTKWTPAKGGGTNMCTHRLTTIGPNRVEIKSTIGVKIFAAIFLIIGLAVGIGVGIAGDGEERLFALILGGIFALTGAALLYYYSRPIVFDKTVGWFYKGKKAGPDLLRSSAEPPKDAARLSDIHALQIISEYCTSRGKNHTTHYYSYELNIVQKDGRRINVVDHGKLDKLTDDANALAAFLGVPLWNAEQQDEYGLAGIV
- a CDS encoding fumarate hydratase yields the protein MRRIEYAKIVETVARLAIESAYELPGDVLGAIEEARAAETDERARRILDQLIENARLASEERIPLCQDTGLAVVFVEQGEDVCVEPPKSSREAGASVAGGTHRPAALITAAINEGIADGYGRGLLRKSVVAEPLRERANTKTNTPAVIHHSVVPGDELSIYVMSKGGGCENKSQVRLFNPTDSAETVKGWIVDVVREAGANACPPFVVGVGIGGNFEQACLIAKKSLLRGMGEANADEFYAQMEADLLAAVNELGIGPQGLGGRTTALAVKIETAPCHIASLPVAVNIECHSHRHKHAVL
- a CDS encoding alpha-L-fucosidase, with protein sequence MRQFAKLSAFLIILLTATATADEPSLDIRSMIQPVPEHAKLQHDDWYTWGGSVLQGEDDKFHMFYCRWPKSYPFSEGWLQDAEICYAVAGSPAGPFKHVRTILQGRKHDGKPFAWDARSVYNPTVKHFDGKYYLYYTGCVDPETDAKRADRSRLVTHQQIGVVIADSLADLAAGKYERSEKSILSPRTRLGYGLAEDDEFGDPANINPANIVVVNPSVDRRPDGKYIMIFKGWKNTKGFSPVHGVAISDTSTGPFEVQDTKVFAVNKNGRLAMAEDPFIWYHKSHQRFYGIVKDFHGGITGSGKSLALFESDNGIDWRPSEHLLASDLTIEWTNGTTEKAYRLERPQLLLDSTGRPTALYAACQLKPAHSFNIHIPLAKSDSDKTAQPATDMIHEAKQLQDLRFGMFICWSFSTFSGYEWTPGVEDINFFNPTGFDPDQWCEVAKSAGMNYILFLTKHHDGFCLWDTKTTDRKVSNTIALQGVDVLAEVKKACDKHGLKLALYFSEGDWSWSGRKDIHTSAARPETKKAQLRELLTNYGPIEYIWFDHAVGTGGLSHAETSRFVKSLQPRCFVGYNHGKQDGADIRLGERGKPAPLHEATAESIGSSARAEYMKGHTGFLLAEFTYPILEGQGRQNLRGAQWFYSLPENDNYAASPEKIYRDWLGAEKFGNIFSLDVGPDRSGKLREIDVRTLRKVGQYIRGEIELPPEPLDITAASASSEWNDEHSAEKATDANPQTRWGAAPDSRSAWLALELPNPATVSRVVIDEGNWNRIRKFAIEARKDNQWTEIATGTRIGPEKEITFHPVKTDKLRLRIDSATEVPTILEFSIY
- the tsaA gene encoding tRNA (N6-threonylcarbamoyladenosine(37)-N6)-methyltransferase TrmO → MNTQKIQIQPIGIIHSPFKQLQNMPIQPKGAPDTTGTIEIFEQYAPGLTDLAGFSHIYLLYHFHHARETRLRVTPFMDTVTRGVYSTRAPVRPNHIGLSVVELLEVQQNILTIKGVDILDGTPLIDIKPYIEKFDHPQNTRSGWMNQDQKTINQKRSDNRFV
- a CDS encoding putative Ig domain-containing protein; protein product: MYSRISVAVLGLIAICLTGCGHKVMSRTSHPLSPKINAPYRVGIHPGTPFMHAVGTSGPEPMHYTADDLPEGLRIDPQTGIIRGVIEDAGTYTPTITAENKYGRATRQIEIVAGDTLALTPPMGWMTWNKFQGDISEQLIMEIADAMVETGLRDAGYEYIIIDDLWQGKRDEDGNIQPDPEKFPSGIKKLADYVHAKGLKLGIYSDAAEWTCAGAIGSLGYEQQDADTFAEWGIDYLKYDYCHAPKDVETAKKRYSKISDALDATDRSIVLGICEWGPRKPWLWGREVGGNLWRTTWDIRDTWDAGSYSAGCNGIVQTLDRHTDIADHAGPGGWNDPDMLIVGLYGKGKPSNACGASGCTDREYRSQMSLWCLLAAPLTISCDVRDMTPETRYILTNDEAIAIDQDPLGEPARRVHKDGPIEIWARPLADGSWAVGLLNKHDEEAKDITFDYAMVDLEGTAEVRDVWAHMDMGEFTDSYTDKVEPHETKLIIVKP